A stretch of DNA from Aerosakkonema funiforme FACHB-1375:
CCTGCTTAATTATATCACAAAACTGTCATTAAAAACCGAACAATTCGACAAAATTAAAACATTTCTCGATCGAGAATATCAAGAAATCGAACAACTCGCCGACAGCGATGAAAAACCGTGGTTAGCCGCCGACAGCGAAGCCATCAACCAACTCGAAAACCTCCTGCGTTACGAAATCAAAGCCAGCCAAATTGAAGGCGAACAAAAAATCAAACAACTGCGCGAACTAGAACAAGAAATAGAATTTCTGGAAAGACAACTCGCAATTGCCGCCTCTCCAGAAGCCTACGAAAAATTAAAAGCCGATGTCAGACAAGCGCAAAACGAACTAGCCAAAGCCACAGCCGCCCACGAAATGGCAAATCGCCGTTTAGAAGAACTAAAAAAAGAAATCGCCAAAACCCAAAAAGAACTAGAAGAATACAGCCAAGACTACATCAAACTGAGAAACAACCAACACATCATCACCGCTTGCGCCAAAGTGCAAGAATCACTCAAACTCTTCAAAGAAAAACTCACCCTCAAAAAATTGAACAAACTAGAGATAGAAGTAACCCAATGTTTCAGCTATCTCCTGCACAAAACCGACCTCGTACATCGCGTCGTCATCGATACCAACACCTTCAGCCTTTCCCTGTACGACGGACAAGGACAAGCAGTACCCAAACATCGCTTATCAGCCGGAGAAAAACAACTATTAGCCATCGCCTTTTTATGGGGATTGGCGCGAGTTTCCGGACGCCGCTTACCCGTAGCGATAGACACACCATTAGGCAGATTGGATTCCTCACACCGAGGCAATTTAGTAGAGAAATATTTCCCTTCTGCAAGTCATCAAGTAATCTTGCTATCTACCGATACAGAAATAGGAAAAACCGAAGTAGAGAAGTTGAGAGAACAAGATGCGATCGCACGGGAATATCTGTTAAAATATCATCCAAATGAAAGACAGACAATTGTGCAGTCAGGTTACTTCTGGTCATAGATCAGTTGTCAGTTGTCAGTCAATTGTCAATGCTGATTACTTTGGCATAAACCACCGATAAAAATCCAAAATCCAAAATCCAAAATCCAAAATCTAAAATCCATTTATGGAACCCCCCATCAACACCATCAAACTCTCCCAAACAGCCAAAGACCAACTCCTCAAACTGCGACGCTTCACCAAAATCGACCAATGGAACATCCTCTGCCGATGGGCCTTTTGTCGTTCCCTCGCCGAACCATCCATCCCCTCCCCCGTACCCATCATTACCGACAGCAACGTCGAAATGACCTGGAAAGTCTTCGGCGGCGAAATGTCCGATATCCTCTTACTAGCCCTCAAACAACGCTGTCACAACGACGGCTTCGGCTGCGACAAAGAAACCCTCGTCACACAATTTCGCCTCCACCTGCATCGCGGTATCGGCTACCTAGCAGGCGACCCCAATATTAAAAAGATAGAAGATTTAATCGCCCTCTCTGTAAAGGGGCTAGAGCGTCGGGACTAGGGGCTAGGGGAAGAAGAGGAAAGACCAAAGGGAAAATATTAATTCTCTCCCACTCCCCCGCTCCCCCGCTCTCCCACTCCTTAAATATGGGCGGGGAGAGAATCGAACTCTCATAGTATCGCTACCGGCAGATTTTGAGTCTGCTGCGTCTACCAGTTTCGCCACCCGCCCTTGGGTGAAGCTTTATCATTATAACCTTGCTTCCCAGGATTTTGCAAGAGGGTTTGATATTCTTTGCTACTAGCCCAGCGATCGATCTCTCTAGCCCGCAGCACCGGCACCGGATGGGTCAAACCAGCCGTTTGCGCCTCCTTCAGCATTTCCCCCAACTCGCTGTTACTGATATCATCGTAAGCCCTTGCTTGCGCCAAAAACGCATCCAAATTGAGTTGAGGAGCCAACGTAGGCGAACCGCCAGCCAACTTCATCAACAGCGAACTCACCACTTTGGGGTCTTGAATCGCCAATAAAGCCGCGCGATCGCAAGTAAACTCAGCACATCTTACCCACTGCAACATTTGCGTTTGCAGCGTTTGGGCAATCCAACCCCCCAAATTAGGCAGTTGACCCGCAGCCAAAATTATGATATTAGCCAACGTCAAATAAACCCCGTGATCGCACTTTAAGTGGCCCAACTCGTGAGCGATTACCGCCTGAATCTCTGCCGGCGTCAGCAGCTCGAGCAAAGAAGTATGCAGCACCACAAAAGGCTGCTTCCCCCGCATCGCGAAAGTGTAGGCATTCGGCACGGGATGCTGGCGCACATATAGCTGCGGCGGCTCTAAATCCAGCACCTGACAAGCTTCCAACAGCATCTCGTGAAATTGAGGCAGCTGCTTCTCACCCACCAACACGCTAGCCGCAATATTTTCCAAATAAAAAAACTGTTCGGCTACTGGCCCAAGCAGATTCCGCACGATCGCATCAAAACCGGGCAGCTGCTTGAGCGCGTTAGTTGCTTCCAGATCCAGCGGATGACGGAAATAATCTGCTTTCAGACCGATCAGCTGTGTTTTTGGGAAGGACATGGAGCGAAATTACCAGAAACAACAAAATAGTAGCAAACTGGGTCTGACCGACAAACAAATTAGGTAGCTCAAAAGTCCCAGTCGGTCTGCCCCCTACCAAGGATCTTAGTCGCCCTTTTCTGATTTGACCAAAATACACCCTGACAAATCACCAGAACAAAGGCAACCGTTTGGCCTACAGGCAGGCTCCATCAAACTGCCCATAGCGCCCGAATTGGCAATTTCGCGGTTTTATCCACCTAAATTAGCGGTATTTAGGGAAGCTGACTCGCTCTCAGCTTCTTTATCCCCCTTAAGCCGCTGCAACCGGGCTCCCACATTTTGCAACTTGCCAACCAAGTTATCGTAGCCGCGATCGAGGTGCTGCAATCCTTCGATCGTAGTTTTACCGTTGGCTGCCAATCCCGCCAGCACCAAAGCCGCAGAAGCGCGTAAATCCGTAGCCACTACAGGTGCCCCGGATAACATCGGCACACCTCGAACGATCGCAATGTTGCCCTTGACGCGAATATCTGCCCCCATCCGATTCAATTCCGCTACGTGGCGCAAGCGATTCTCGAACACCGTTTCCGTAATCACGCTGTCCCCCTCGCTCAGCGTCAGCAGCGCCATAAACTGCGCCTGCATATCGGTCGGGAAACCCGGATACGGTAAAGTTTCGATATCCGTTGCTACATGGCTGTTTGCGCCAATCACCCGCACACAGGTAGGAGATTCCAGGATTACCTTAGCGCCAATGGCCCGCAGCTTAGCGATCGCCGCAGTCAGATGATCCGGTATTATCGGCGATAAACTCAATTCCGAGTGCGTAATCGCACCTGCCACCAAGAAAGTACCAGCTTCGATGCGATCGGGGATAATGCTGTATTCCACCGAATGCAAGCTTTTCACCCCATCAATGATGATGGTGTTAGTACCAGCACCGCGAATCCGAGCCCCCATCGCCTGACAGAAATTGGCCAGATCCGTAACTTCCGGCTCTTGGGCAGCGTTCTCGATCGTAGTTTCCCCATCTGCCAGGGTCGCTGCCATCATCAACGTTTCCGTAGCGCCCACACTAGGGTAATCCAAGTATATTTTCGCACCCTTCAAGCGAGGATTGCTACCGCTGACATAAGCATGAACCATACCGTGTTCGATTTGAACATCAGCGCCCATCGCTTGTAAACCACGGACATGGAGATCCACAGGTCGGGCACCGATCGCACAACCTCCCGGCAGTGGCACCCTCGCCACCCCCAGACGTGCCAGCAGAGGGCCGATCGCAAAAAAACTAGCCCGCAGTTGCGACACCAGTTCGTAGGGAGCTTGGGATTGTTGGATATCTCGGCCATTGATGTCTAAAACATCACCGTGTTGCTCCATCTTCAAGCCCAAAGCCGCCAGAATCTGAGCCATCCGCTGCACATCCATCAAAGAGGGAACGTTACGCAGACGACAATCTTCCGGACAAAGCAACGCGCCAGCCATGATTGCCAGGGCTGAGTTCTTTGCCCCGCTGATTTGGACGTGTCCCTTAAGAG
This window harbors:
- the dndE gene encoding DNA sulfur modification protein DndE, translated to MEPPINTIKLSQTAKDQLLKLRRFTKIDQWNILCRWAFCRSLAEPSIPSPVPIITDSNVEMTWKVFGGEMSDILLLALKQRCHNDGFGCDKETLVTQFRLHLHRGIGYLAGDPNIKKIEDLIALSVKGLERRD
- the murA gene encoding UDP-N-acetylglucosamine 1-carboxyvinyltransferase encodes the protein MTSSIGLTDTHASPEADKSILEIWGRSTLKGHVQISGAKNSALAIMAGALLCPEDCRLRNVPSLMDVQRMAQILAALGLKMEQHGDVLDINGRDIQQSQAPYELVSQLRASFFAIGPLLARLGVARVPLPGGCAIGARPVDLHVRGLQAMGADVQIEHGMVHAYVSGSNPRLKGAKIYLDYPSVGATETLMMAATLADGETTIENAAQEPEVTDLANFCQAMGARIRGAGTNTIIIDGVKSLHSVEYSIIPDRIEAGTFLVAGAITHSELSLSPIIPDHLTAAIAKLRAIGAKVILESPTCVRVIGANSHVATDIETLPYPGFPTDMQAQFMALLTLSEGDSVITETVFENRLRHVAELNRMGADIRVKGNIAIVRGVPMLSGAPVVATDLRASAALVLAGLAANGKTTIEGLQHLDRGYDNLVGKLQNVGARLQRLKGDKEAESESASLNTANLGG
- a CDS encoding M48 family metallopeptidase yields the protein MSFPKTQLIGLKADYFRHPLDLEATNALKQLPGFDAIVRNLLGPVAEQFFYLENIAASVLVGEKQLPQFHEMLLEACQVLDLEPPQLYVRQHPVPNAYTFAMRGKQPFVVLHTSLLELLTPAEIQAVIAHELGHLKCDHGVYLTLANIIILAAGQLPNLGGWIAQTLQTQMLQWVRCAEFTCDRAALLAIQDPKVVSSLLMKLAGGSPTLAPQLNLDAFLAQARAYDDISNSELGEMLKEAQTAGLTHPVPVLRAREIDRWASSKEYQTLLQNPGKQGYNDKASPKGGWRNW